From Salvia splendens isolate huo1 chromosome 3, SspV2, whole genome shotgun sequence, a single genomic window includes:
- the LOC121795094 gene encoding heat shock 70 kDa protein 14-like — protein sequence MSVVGFDVGNESGVVAVARQRGINVVLNDEAKLETPAVVCFGKKQRLFGTASMLNPKYTILQIKHFIGRKFSDAELQKDIKSLPFSVTEGPEGYPLIHAQYLGENRTFTPTQLLGMVLSDLKIIAEKNLNSAVVDCCIGIPVYFTELQRRSVIDAATIAGLNPLHLIHETTATALAYGIYKTDLPENEPMNVAFVDVGHASMQVCVAAFKKGQLKILAHSYDQCLGGRDFDEVLFQHFAAKFKDEYMIDVYQNARASLRLRAACEKLKKVLSENAEASLNIECLMDEKDVIGFMKRDDFEQISSPILERVRIPLEKVLAYAQLTTQDIHSVEVVGSGSRVPMIAKIVTEFFGKEPRRTMNASQCVAEGSALQCASLSPSFKVKDFQVIESFPFPIYLSWNMPAPDDTQTGAADLQENVLVFHPGNRMPSVKAVALSMSGTFTIDVHYMDGSEPLNSSTYTIGPFKSTKGENIKVKVKMRLNLHGIFSVESAMVQLIEGGYMKVPVVKEPAKEVTELDVHPSSTETDVNTQDAKTDGPGAENGVPESGDKTSQMEMFKSMEARFEGLAMAIEDQFARTSAIEAKLDLIMQQIAVLGSRTAAEESTTLPLQQTMDLPTFDGSNAVAWLASADEYFLIYKTPMEKRVELALTALSGPAMSWIQLLLRRNPDLKWDQFSHELLIRFGSDPTLDGYKALPTPSQEGSLDDYIAEFEGRLAQLPELTEKQYLGLFVEGLKPHIRMQIRDPTITTYTAALQMAKHIDFVFKRM from the exons ATGAGTGTGGTAGGTTTTGATGTGGGGAACGAAAGCGGTGTTGTTGCTGTTGCAAGACAAAGAGGTATCAATGTTGTACTGAACGATGAGGCCAAGCTCGAAACTCCTGCTGTTGTATGTTTTGGCAAGAAGCAGCGATTATTTGGAACAGCAAGTATGTTGAATCCAAAATATACAATATTACAGATAAAACATTTTATTGGACGCAAATTTTCAGATGCCGAGTTGCAGAAGGATATCAAATCATTGCCATTTTCAGTCACTGAAGGGCCTGAAGGATATCCCTTGATTCATGCTCAGTATTTGGGGGAAAATAGGACCTTCACACCTACTCAGCTTTTAGGAATGGTTCTTTCTGATTTGAAGATCATAGCAGAAAAGAACTTAAATTCTGCCGTTGTGGACTGCTGTATCGGGATACCTGTTTACTTCACCGAACTGCAGAGAAGATCTGTTATAGATGCTGCGACCATTGCTGGTTTGAACCCTCTTCATCTCATTCACGAGACAACAGCTACCGCTTTAGCTTATGGTATTTACAAAACCGATTTACCTGAAAATGAACCAATGAATGTTGCATTTGTTGACGTTGGTCATGCCAGTATGCAAGTATGTGTTGCTGCCTTCAAGAAAGGTCAGCTGAAGATATTGGCTCATTCTTATGATCAGTGTTTGGGTGGAAGGGATTTTGATGAAGTGCTTTTCCAACATTTTGCTGCAAAATTCAAGGATGAGTACATGATTGATGTTTATCAGAATGCAAGGGCTTCCCTAAGATTGCGTGCTGCTTGTGAGAAGTTGAAGAAGGTCCTTAGTGAAAATGCTGAGGCGTCCTTGAACATCGAGTGTTTAATGGACGAGAAGGATGTTATAGGTTTTATGAAGAGAGATGATTTTGAGCAGATTAGTAGTCCAATTTTGGAACGTGTGAGAATACCATTGGAGAAGGTTCTTGCTTATGCTCAACTTACTACCCAGGATATACATTCTGTCGAAGTTGTTGGTTCAGGCTCTCGAGTTCCCATGATTGCAAAAATAGTGACAGAGTTTTTTGGAAAGGAGCCTAGACGAACAATGAATGCTAGTCAATGTGTGGCCGAAGGCAGTGCTCTGCAATGTGCTAGTCTCAGCCCTTCATTTAAAGTTAAAGATTTTCAG GTTATTGAGAGTTTTCCATTTCCCATTTATTTGTCATGGAATATGCCTGCCCCTGATGATACACAAACTGGAGCAGCTGATTTGCAGGAGAACGTTCTCGTATTTCACCCCGGCAACCGCATGCCAAGTGTTAAGGCAGTGGCTCTCTCCATGTCTGGCACGTTCACTATAGATGTACATTATATGGATGGCAGTGAGCCTCTGAATAGTAGTACTTACACG ATTGGACCTTTCAAGTCCACAAAAGGTGAAAATATAAAGGTGAAGGTCAAAATGCGTCTAAATCTCCATGGCATTTTCTCGGTCGAGTCTGCAATG GTCCAGCTCATAGAAGGGGGATATATGAAAGTTCCAGTTGTGAAAGAGCCAGCTAAAGAGGTGACCGAGTTGGATGTTCATCCCAGTAGCACTGAAACAGATGTAAATACGCAAGATGCTAAGACAGATGGCCCTGGAGCTGAAAATGGTGTCCCAGAATCTGGGGATAAGACATCTCAGATGGAAATGTTTAAG AGCATGGAAGCTAGGTTCGAAGGATTAGCAATGGCGATCGAGGATCAGTTCGCTCGCACTTCAGCGATTGAGGCAAAGTTGGACCTAATCATGCAACAAATTGCTGTTTTGGGAAGCCGCACAGCAGCTGAGGAATCCACAACTCTGCCACTTCAGCAAACGATGGACCTTCCCACATTTGATGGTAGCAACGCGGTTGCATGGCTAGCTAGTGCGGATGAGTATTTTCTAATCTACAAGACGCCAATGGAGAAACGGGTCGAGCTGGCCTTGACCGCACTCTCTGGCCCCGCGATGTCTTGGATCCAGTTACTCCTCCGACGCAACCCTGACCTCAAATGGGATCAGTTTTCCCACGAGCTTCTCATTCGTTTTGGGTCGGACCCAACGTTAGACGGGTACAAGGCGCTGCCTACCCCGTCCCAAGAAGGGTCTCTCGACGACTATATTGCCGAATTCGAAGGACGCCTCGCTCAACTTCCGGAGCTCACCGAGAAGCAGTATCTTGGATTATTTGTAGAGGGACTGAAGCCCCACATCCGTATGCAGATTCGTGATCCCACCATCACCACCTACACAGCTGCACTTCAAATGGCCAAGCATATTGATTTTGTCTTCAAGCGTATGTAA